One window of the Cataglyphis hispanica isolate Lineage 1 chromosome 13, ULB_Chis1_1.0, whole genome shotgun sequence genome contains the following:
- the LOC126854070 gene encoding vesicle-trafficking protein SEC22b — translation MVLFTIIARVADGLPLAATMQDNEQDGKNIVEYQNQAKMLFRKLGPQSPTKCTLETGPYLFHYLIENEVCYLVLCERNYSTRIAYNYLEDIAQEFHAQYGKRVNTVTRPYTFIEFDTYIQKAKKIFSDSRSRRNLNTLNSQLQDVQRIMVQNIDDVLQRGTVLSELDTKTQNLSMLSQKYKKDARHLNSKSMYVKVVAGLVAFLVFLLYFFIL, via the exons ATGGTCTTGTTTACGATAATCGCGAGAGTAGCAGACGGCCTGCCGCTGGCGGCTACCATGCAGGATAACGAACAG gatggtaaaaatattgtagagTATCAGAACCAAGCAAAGATGTTATTTAGGAAACTAGGTCCACAGTCTCCTACAAAATGCACTCTAGAAACTGGTCCTTATCTTTTCCA ctatttaatcgaaaatgAAGTATGTTATTTGGTATTATGCGAAAGAAATTATAGTACACGTATAGCCTATAATTACCTAGAAGATATTGCACAAGAATTTCATGCTCAATATGGTAAACGTGTAAATACAGTAACCAGGCCTTATACCTTCATTGAATTTG atACATATATCCAGAAAGCCAAGAAAATTTTCTCAGACAGTAGATCACGTAGAAATTTGAATACCCTTAACAGCCAATTACAAGATGTGCAAAGAATTATGGTACAAAATATTGATGATGTTTTACAAAGAGGGACTGTACTTTCAG agtTGGATACAAAGACGCAAAATCTATCAATGCTGTcgcaaaagtataaaaaagacGCAAGACATCTAAATAGCAAATCAATGTATGTGAAAGTTGTTGCTGGTCTTGTTGCATTTTTGGTCTTCCtattgtatttctttattctttag